The stretch of DNA TGTTCTTCAAAATTGAAAAAGTTATCATATTCATAAACCTTGGTTTTTTTATCGTTTGATGTTATTTGATATCTATAAATAAAATCTTTACGAAGATTATCAATAACTATTCTATGTATTTTGGTCGCTTCTTCTTCTTTTACAAAAGTAATCTTATCGGCATCATCTCCCCAAGCAATATTACATACTTCCTTATTCTCTGTAGTAAAATAGACCTCTACTTTGGTAGGGGTAACTGTTTTTACAAAAGGACCAGCTTCTAAATTTAGTGTTGCAATAACATCTTCTTTTTCTGCTTTAATTTCCTTCTCGATAGTTGGCTCTTTATCTTTATTTTCTACCAAAAGGGTATTTGTACTTTTTCCACTTCTAAAACAGTAAATATTGCCTTCTCCTGTTGATGCAAACAAAGCATTATCTGCAATACCTAAAGCATACACAGCGCCTTTTACAGGAGCTTTCCATAAAGGCAATCCATTTTTAGTACTTACTGCGTACACGGCATCTGTAGCCCCAGCATATAATACATCTCCTGAGATAATAATTCTATGAGCATTATAACCTCGTTTTAACCAAATAATTTTTTTTGTTTTTCGGTTATAAGCAGAAATAGAATTATCTGTAAGAATGTAACTAACATCACCATTTACGACCATTTCTTTACCTCCTTTAAAAGACATATACTCTGCATTTTTTGTCTTTTCAGAAGTCCCTGGTACTGCAAAATCTCCTATAGTTTCAGTAATACTTTTGTTTCTTGATGTTTGAGTATGCACTATATTTTTCTCTGGAGTAATTAATACAAAACACCCTCCCGTTCCGGCTATTTGTCCTTTACTTTCTCCATTACTTTTATTAAAAAATATAGGAGATATTCTTCCTTGTGGTTGAATAATTTTAGTTCCGGTAGATGCCATAGCACCTTCTAATGTTAGGTTTTCATAGGTATTAACATAGGTGCCTTTGCCTTCAGGTTTTCCTGTTTTAGCATTTATAGCACAGAAGTAAGAATCTTTCCAAGGTAGCAATGATGCTCCAAAATAAGCAATACCATCTTCAATTAAAATACCTGTTCTAATAGGCCAAAAAGAAATAAGTGCATTGTTATTTACTAATTTTTTAGGTTGATCTTTAACAGGAGAATATTTCCAAACTAACGCGCCATTTGATGCTTTTATACAGTATGCAAAACCATCATCTGAACCAAAATATAGCTTTCCTGAATAAAATACCGGAGCTACCCGAATAGGGCCGCCTGTGGTATATGTCCACATTTCTTTACCTGTTTTAGTATCTAAACAATGAATGGCATGGTCTGATGTGGATCCATAATACAATTTGTCTCCGGCGATAATTGGGTAATAAGCTAAATCGTAATCGCGCATAGAAGGTAAAGGTCCACTTCTGGCATAGGTATCCTCTTTTGCAGGACCATACCATGCTGGTGAAGGCAATTGTGATGCTTTATAATGCCAATCTTCTCCTAAAGTTGCGATATCTAGTTGTACTGACGAATTTCCGCTTCTAAAATTGTCTTTTTTAAATTGTTGCCAATCTTGAGCAACTTCCTCTGGTAGTATTCTTTTATTCTGCTCTTCGCAGTTATAAAAAAGTATCGTGATCAATCCTATAAATAATACTTTACGTATTATATGTCTTAGCGTTTTTTTCATGTGTTTATTTTTATTTTTTTTAAGTCACATGTAACCTTTGATGATGTAAAATAATCATTACCCTGCGTGTTTAAAGATTATTTTAATCATATTGGTTTCATCTTTTAAAGTTTGTTGTGTTGCTATTATTCTTCTATAAGTTTTCCTTGGTGTAATTTGATTGTTCTTGTAGCATAATCATCAGCTAAACTACCATGTGTTACCATAACTACGGTACCTCCTTCTTGTTGATATTTTTTAAAATAATTCATCACTTCAATAGTATTTCTTTCATCTAAATTGCCTGTAGGTTCGTCGGCCAAAATTAAAGATGGTTTTGTTATTAATGCTCTTGCTAATGCTACGCGTTGTTTTTCACCAGCACTTAATTGTGACGGTTTATGGTTTAAACGCTTTTCAATGCCTAATTCTGTCGCTAATTGTATAGCGTCTGATTTGTTTAATTGTATATCAGCCAATGTATTCGGAAGCAAAATATTCTCTAAAACTGTTAAGTAAGATAATAAGTGATAGGATTGAAATACGAATCCTATGTCGTTAGCTCTATAGCTTCTTCGTTCCTTTTCTGACAAAGAAAATAGGTTTTTATTATTCACAATAACGTCTCCTGACGATGGATGCAGCATGCCTCCTAAAGCAAACAGTAATGTGGACTTACCACTACCACTTTCTCCTTTTATGAGTATAAATTCTGATTTATTAATTTTTAAATCAACATTATTTAAAGCAGCTACATTACTTTTAGAAGTTGCAAAGTTTTTATGTAAAGCATTTATTTCTATCATATCATTGCTCTTTTAATAATTGTGCCGCATCTTGATTTACAAACCATAGCACCGGTAAAACTGAAACCATGGCTGCAAATAATGGGCCTATTAAAATAGCCCAAAGTAATAAGCTATAATTGGGTGAAATAAAGGTTTTAGCAACCTTAAATATATTAGGTCCTAGTTGGTAGGATAACAGGGTTCCCACAACAAAACCTATTAATGCTCCTATGAATCCCAAGATAAAGGCTCGTAAAAAGAATTGCTTACTAATATGCCATCCGGAAAAACCAATAGCTCTCATGATACCAATTTCGTGAGTGCGCGTTTTAACATTGGTTAAGACTACAGATCCTAACAGTAAAGCACAAATAATCAATACTACTGGAAATAAAAAGGAAAAATACTTATCAGTCATTTTTCGTTGTTTTTCTCTGGCATCGGCGACGCTAGATTTCATTATGACTTTAGCTTCGGGCGCTATTTTAGCTAATTCAGCTCTTAATTCACTCAAAGGATCTCCATTTTTGGTTGAGCACATACAGTTAATAGCCATCACCTCATTAACGCGCCCTTCCATTTTAATTAAACCTTGCAATGTTTTTAAATCGAAATAAATGCGTACATCATCTTCACTACCGGATTCTGTTAAGGTTTTTGAAACTTGAAATTCTTTTTCAAAAATTGTAATAATATCGCCCTCTTTTATGTGAAACTGATTGGCTACTTCATAGCCCAAATACACTTTGTTTTCCTCTATAGCAAAAATCATTTTAGATTTTACAGCACCAGACGGTTCTCGTTCTTTGCTAGAAATGCCTGTAAGCACCACATCTTTTCCTTGCCATTGTACACGTTTATGAAGCGTTGCCGTTAAATGCGCATAATTCACTGATTTTTGACTAACCAACTTATCTACGACGTTTTGGGACATGCTTAAATTTGAATAGCCTTCAACCCAAAATTGATTCATATCTGATTCCCCTGGAATGATACGTACATTAAACCCCATGTCTCTGGTTAGCCGAATGGTTTCTTTTTGAGTCGCCTGTGTCATCGTGTAAAATGCTACCACAAATGCCACCAAGGCTATCATGCCTATAAGTCCCATTAAAAAATTGAACTTTCTATGTACTATTTCTTTAAAGACTAACAACATCTTACTTTATATATTTTTTTAGCCACCACAAATGGCACATCCTTTTCTAGGTTTAATATGAATAGTTTGCACGTCCATGGTTTTCATATCCATCGTTAGTAATCTATTCTTTAAAGGTTCTCCAAACCCAGAAATCAACTTAATTGCTTCCATAGCACCTAAACAAGCAATGGTTCCAGAAACGGCTCCGAATACTGGAAACCTACGTTTCCAAGCCACAGGCTGTTCTGGATATAAACAAGACAAACAAGCGGTTTCTCCTGGAACAATAGTTGTTATTTGTGCTTCAAG from Flavivirga spongiicola encodes:
- a CDS encoding ABC transporter ATP-binding protein codes for the protein MIEINALHKNFATSKSNVAALNNVDLKINKSEFILIKGESGSGKSTLLFALGGMLHPSSGDVIVNNKNLFSLSEKERRSYRANDIGFVFQSYHLLSYLTVLENILLPNTLADIQLNKSDAIQLATELGIEKRLNHKPSQLSAGEKQRVALARALITKPSLILADEPTGNLDERNTIEVMNYFKKYQQEGGTVVMVTHGSLADDYATRTIKLHQGKLIEE
- a CDS encoding ABC transporter permease, with protein sequence MLLVFKEIVHRKFNFLMGLIGMIALVAFVVAFYTMTQATQKETIRLTRDMGFNVRIIPGESDMNQFWVEGYSNLSMSQNVVDKLVSQKSVNYAHLTATLHKRVQWQGKDVVLTGISSKEREPSGAVKSKMIFAIEENKVYLGYEVANQFHIKEGDIITIFEKEFQVSKTLTESGSEDDVRIYFDLKTLQGLIKMEGRVNEVMAINCMCSTKNGDPLSELRAELAKIAPEAKVIMKSSVADAREKQRKMTDKYFSFLFPVVLIICALLLGSVVLTNVKTRTHEIGIMRAIGFSGWHISKQFFLRAFILGFIGALIGFVVGTLLSYQLGPNIFKVAKTFISPNYSLLLWAILIGPLFAAMVSVLPVLWFVNQDAAQLLKEQ